In the genome of Cupriavidus malaysiensis, one region contains:
- a CDS encoding LysR family transcriptional regulator: MKTIDWKDWEIFCRVAEGGSFTLGAELADVPKSSASAAVSRLETELGVRLFERTTRRVRITERGQQLYERVAPHFSALREISAEAVSVSEQVNGTLRIATPYEVGSSHLSGSLLRLLKLHPGLRVEVDVTWDQPDLIKQGYDLAFVMTHTGLSDSSFASKRVVLVERCFYASPDLIRMRGLPRVPQDLAGWPTLGDAGDTEWEVMHDGVEVARLPVQPRVATHNAELRLKAATEGLGVARLSSRFAGEEVELGRLVRLLPAYTSSQLKVYVLMPARKLMPASVRAFLDVLEETLGVPDARGGAAAGIRLGDLPDEDGAPRVASALQP, translated from the coding sequence ATGAAGACGATCGATTGGAAGGACTGGGAGATCTTCTGCCGGGTGGCGGAAGGCGGCAGTTTCACGCTCGGCGCGGAACTGGCGGATGTGCCCAAGTCGTCGGCCAGCGCCGCCGTGTCCCGGCTCGAGACCGAACTGGGCGTGCGCCTGTTCGAGCGCACCACCCGGCGCGTGCGCATCACCGAGCGCGGCCAGCAGCTCTACGAACGCGTCGCGCCGCATTTCAGCGCGCTGCGCGAGATCAGCGCCGAGGCCGTCTCGGTCAGCGAGCAGGTCAACGGCACCCTGCGCATCGCCACGCCCTACGAGGTCGGCTCGTCCCACCTGTCCGGCAGCCTGCTGCGCCTGCTCAAGCTGCATCCCGGGCTGCGCGTCGAAGTCGATGTCACCTGGGACCAGCCCGACCTGATCAAGCAGGGTTACGACCTCGCCTTCGTCATGACCCACACCGGACTGTCGGATTCCTCTTTCGCCAGCAAGCGCGTGGTGCTGGTGGAGCGCTGCTTCTACGCCTCGCCCGACCTGATCCGCATGCGCGGGCTGCCGCGCGTGCCGCAGGACCTGGCCGGCTGGCCGACCCTGGGCGATGCCGGCGACACCGAGTGGGAAGTGATGCATGACGGCGTGGAGGTGGCGCGGCTGCCGGTGCAGCCGCGTGTCGCCACCCACAATGCGGAGTTGCGGCTCAAGGCCGCCACCGAAGGGCTGGGCGTGGCACGCCTGTCCTCGCGCTTTGCCGGAGAGGAGGTCGAGCTGGGGCGGCTGGTGCGCCTGCTGCCGGCCTACACCTCCTCGCAACTCAAGGTCTATGTGCTGATGCCGGCCCGCAAACTGATGCCCGCCAGCGTGCGCGCCTTCCTCGATGTGCTGGAGGAGACGCTGGGCGTGCCCGATGCGCGCGGCGGCGCGGCGGCCGGCATCCGCCTGGGCGACCTGCCCGACGAGGACGGCGCGCCGCGTGTCGCGTCCGCGCTCCAGCCC
- a CDS encoding mechanosensitive ion channel family protein, translating into MDLPIKTENLWFDVLLSALIVLGGVIVVKLVNRFFRGRQQADTRDNYRAWTVASRNLVAAVVFLLLLGIWVSELKSVAISLAAFAAAILLVGKELVMCFLGAFMRMMSRPFQLGDLVEIGPHCGEVIDQDVLTTTLVEVGSARQYTGFTVQIPNSLLLTTAVRNHSRTGKYTLDQVRFPLAEGADPEAVEARLVAIGRLACADFLEEAGRSLRHHGDMHFVDLSQFEPRVLFEPAGPGRMDALLRFPAPVIGRVRVAQHIIRAFHRADGAPDPGVPRRREPNPQAAAPDPVP; encoded by the coding sequence ATGGACCTTCCGATCAAGACTGAAAACCTGTGGTTCGATGTACTGCTGAGCGCGCTCATCGTGCTGGGCGGCGTGATCGTCGTCAAGCTGGTCAACCGTTTCTTCCGCGGCCGCCAGCAGGCCGACACGCGCGACAACTATCGCGCCTGGACCGTGGCCAGCCGCAACCTGGTGGCGGCCGTGGTGTTCCTGCTGCTGCTGGGCATCTGGGTGTCGGAGCTGAAGAGCGTGGCGATCTCTTTGGCGGCCTTCGCGGCGGCCATCCTGCTGGTCGGCAAGGAACTCGTGATGTGCTTCCTGGGGGCGTTCATGCGCATGATGTCGCGTCCCTTCCAGCTCGGTGACCTGGTCGAGATCGGGCCCCATTGCGGCGAGGTGATCGACCAGGACGTGCTGACCACGACCCTGGTCGAGGTCGGCTCGGCGCGCCAGTACACCGGCTTCACGGTGCAGATTCCCAACAGCCTGCTGCTGACCACGGCGGTGCGCAACCATTCCCGGACCGGCAAGTACACACTCGACCAGGTGCGCTTCCCGCTCGCCGAAGGGGCCGACCCGGAGGCGGTGGAAGCCCGCCTGGTCGCCATCGGCCGGCTGGCGTGCGCCGACTTCCTGGAAGAGGCCGGGCGCAGCCTGCGCCATCATGGCGACATGCATTTCGTCGACCTGTCGCAGTTCGAGCCGCGCGTCCTGTTCGAACCGGCCGGACCGGGCCGGATGGACGCGCTGCTGCGTTTCCCGGCGCCGGTGATCGGGCGGGTGCGCGTGGCGCAGCACATCATCCGTGCCTTCCACCGCGCCGACGGAGCGCCAGACCCTGGCGTGCCGCGCAGGCGCGAACCGAACCCGCAGGCCGCCGCGCCGGATCCCGTGCCCTGA
- a CDS encoding Zn-dependent alcohol dehydrogenase: protein MKAAVLHQPKTPLVIENVAISKPGPHEVLVRTAAVGVCHSDLHFVDGAYPTALPAVLGHEAAGVVEQVGSLVRTVKPGDHVITCLSAFCGHCEFCLTGHLSLCVAPDTRRAEGEEPRLLAPQGNMNQFLNLSAFAEQMLIHEHALVAIRRDMPLDRAALIGCAVTTGVGAVVHTAKVQPGETVAVIGCGGIGLATINGAAIAGAGRIIAIDRVPGKLELARQFGATDVVDAGATDAVEAVRALTGGGVHHAFEAIGLKQTAEQAFGMLRRGGTATVIGMIPPGQKVELKGTDFLAEKRIQGSMMGSNRFPVDMPRLVDFYLSGKLKLDQLISQRMPLEQINDAFDELRRGELARSVILFEQ, encoded by the coding sequence ATGAAAGCCGCTGTCCTGCACCAGCCCAAGACCCCTCTCGTGATCGAAAACGTCGCCATCTCCAAGCCGGGACCGCACGAAGTGCTGGTCCGCACCGCGGCGGTCGGGGTATGCCATTCCGACCTGCACTTCGTCGACGGCGCCTATCCGACCGCGCTGCCGGCCGTGCTGGGCCACGAAGCGGCCGGCGTGGTCGAGCAGGTCGGCTCGCTGGTGCGCACGGTCAAGCCCGGCGACCACGTCATCACCTGCCTGTCGGCCTTCTGCGGCCACTGCGAGTTCTGCCTGACGGGTCACCTGTCGCTGTGCGTGGCGCCCGATACCAGGCGCGCCGAAGGCGAGGAGCCGCGCCTGCTCGCGCCGCAGGGGAACATGAACCAGTTCCTGAACCTGTCCGCCTTCGCCGAGCAGATGCTGATCCACGAGCACGCGCTGGTGGCGATCCGCCGCGACATGCCGCTGGACCGTGCCGCGCTGATCGGCTGCGCTGTCACCACCGGCGTGGGCGCGGTGGTTCATACCGCCAAGGTGCAGCCGGGCGAGACCGTGGCCGTGATCGGCTGCGGCGGCATCGGCCTGGCCACCATCAACGGCGCCGCCATTGCCGGCGCCGGCCGCATCATCGCCATCGACCGCGTGCCCGGCAAGCTCGAACTGGCCCGCCAGTTCGGCGCCACCGACGTGGTCGACGCCGGCGCCACCGACGCGGTGGAAGCCGTGCGCGCCCTGACCGGCGGCGGCGTGCACCACGCCTTCGAAGCCATCGGCCTGAAGCAGACCGCCGAGCAGGCCTTCGGCATGCTGCGCCGGGGCGGCACCGCCACCGTGATCGGCATGATCCCGCCGGGCCAGAAGGTCGAGCTCAAGGGCACCGACTTCCTCGCCGAGAAGCGCATCCAGGGCTCGATGATGGGCTCCAACCGCTTTCCCGTCGACATGCCGCGCCTGGTGGACTTCTACCTCTCGGGCAAGCTGAAGCTCGACCAGCTGATCTCGCAGCGCATGCCGCTGGAGCAGATCAACGACGCCTTCGACGAACTGCGCCGCGGGGAACTGGCGCGTTCGGTGATTTTGTTCGAGCAGTAG
- a CDS encoding carotenoid oxygenase family protein: MSQPFPSVPYLTGNFAPILMECDAPDLPVSGELPRALRGTLYRNGPNPMFAPRDDFYHWFIGDGMVHAFEIGDGRASYRNRWVRTEKLRREQAAGCALFGSWGNPATTDASVQEVDGQGVANTNILWHGGKLLALEEAHPPIALDARELTTLGPLRYESDLGGHALGKMTAHPKIDPRTGEMVFFAYAADGPFTPSMLYGKLDSAGHLTHLERLLAPYPSMVHDFMVTQHYALFPILPLSGSMDRAMRGEPAYAWEPDRGSHIGILPRSGGAARMRWFRNDACYVFHVMNAWEDGSKIIADVMQYDSSPLFNPGAGPAGTSARLCRWTFDLEGNSDTFTRTWLDDLPGEFPRFDERFAMQPTRHGYFAWRGHESTERSVFDGLAHFDAVTGQRRTWLLPEGDGLSEPVFVPRADDAPEGDGWLLATVYRGADKRSDLAVFDATDIARGPVALVHLSHRVPFGFHGNWRSHG; encoded by the coding sequence ATGAGCCAGCCCTTCCCGTCCGTCCCCTACCTGACGGGCAACTTCGCCCCCATCCTGATGGAATGCGACGCGCCGGACCTGCCGGTCAGCGGCGAGCTGCCGCGCGCGCTGCGCGGCACGCTGTACCGCAACGGCCCCAACCCGATGTTCGCGCCGCGCGACGACTTCTATCACTGGTTCATCGGCGACGGCATGGTGCATGCCTTCGAGATCGGCGACGGCCGCGCCAGCTACCGCAACCGCTGGGTCCGCACCGAGAAGCTGCGCCGCGAGCAGGCGGCCGGCTGCGCCCTGTTCGGCAGCTGGGGCAACCCGGCCACCACCGATGCCTCGGTGCAGGAAGTCGACGGGCAGGGCGTGGCCAACACCAACATCCTGTGGCACGGGGGCAAGCTGCTGGCGCTGGAGGAAGCGCATCCGCCGATCGCGCTCGACGCGCGCGAGCTGACCACGCTGGGTCCGCTGCGCTACGAGAGCGACCTCGGCGGCCACGCGCTCGGCAAGATGACGGCCCACCCGAAGATCGACCCGCGCACCGGCGAGATGGTGTTCTTCGCCTATGCGGCCGACGGCCCCTTCACGCCGTCCATGCTGTACGGCAAGCTCGACAGCGCCGGACACCTGACGCACCTGGAGCGCTTGCTGGCGCCCTACCCGAGCATGGTGCACGACTTCATGGTGACGCAGCACTACGCGCTCTTCCCCATCCTGCCGCTGTCCGGCAGCATGGACCGCGCCATGCGCGGCGAGCCGGCCTACGCCTGGGAACCGGACAGGGGCTCCCACATCGGCATCCTGCCGCGCAGCGGCGGCGCTGCGCGCATGCGCTGGTTCCGCAACGATGCCTGCTATGTGTTCCACGTGATGAATGCCTGGGAAGACGGCAGCAAGATCATCGCCGACGTGATGCAGTACGACAGTTCACCGCTGTTCAACCCCGGCGCCGGCCCGGCCGGCACCTCGGCGCGCCTGTGCCGCTGGACCTTCGACCTGGAAGGCAACAGCGACACCTTCACGCGCACCTGGCTGGACGACCTGCCCGGCGAATTCCCGCGCTTCGACGAGCGCTTCGCCATGCAGCCCACCCGCCACGGCTATTTCGCCTGGCGCGGGCACGAGAGCACCGAGCGCAGCGTCTTCGACGGACTGGCCCACTTCGACGCCGTCACCGGGCAGCGCAGGACCTGGCTGCTGCCGGAGGGCGACGGCCTCTCCGAACCGGTCTTCGTGCCGCGCGCCGACGACGCGCCCGAGGGTGACGGCTGGCTGCTGGCGACGGTCTACCGGGGCGCCGACAAGCGCAGCGACCTGGCGGTCTTCGACGCCACCGACATCGCGCGCGGTCCGGTGGCCCTGGTGCACCTCTCGCACCGGGTGCCATTCGGCTTCCACGGCAACTGGCGCAGCCACGGCTGA
- a CDS encoding TetR/AcrR family transcriptional regulator encodes MAKSLTQPEIDAFKARLCEVAERRFAEGGVASVSMRQLAEELGCSPMTPYRYFRDKEDILAAVRAAAFDRFADAMENAGTGIEDPIERARASGRAYLDFAFSQPNAYRLMFDMSQPDDGRYPELQRAGERARRTMGAHLEMLAERGQIHGDPQVLSYVVWAAVHGLVVLHLAGKLPESPDFRTIHGEMMRLLVQGMRTPPAPAGDTP; translated from the coding sequence ATGGCCAAGTCCCTGACCCAACCCGAGATCGATGCCTTCAAGGCACGCCTGTGCGAGGTGGCCGAGCGCCGCTTCGCCGAGGGCGGCGTGGCCAGCGTCAGCATGCGCCAGCTGGCCGAGGAACTGGGCTGCAGCCCGATGACGCCTTACCGCTACTTCCGCGACAAGGAGGACATCCTCGCCGCGGTGCGGGCGGCGGCCTTCGACCGCTTCGCCGACGCCATGGAAAACGCCGGCACCGGCATCGAAGACCCCATCGAGCGCGCGCGCGCCTCCGGCCGCGCCTACCTGGATTTCGCCTTCTCCCAGCCGAACGCCTATCGGCTGATGTTCGACATGTCGCAGCCCGACGACGGCCGCTACCCGGAACTGCAGCGGGCCGGCGAGCGCGCCCGCCGCACCATGGGCGCCCACCTGGAGATGCTGGCTGAACGCGGCCAGATCCATGGCGACCCGCAGGTGCTCAGCTACGTGGTCTGGGCGGCCGTGCACGGCCTGGTGGTACTGCACCTGGCCGGCAAGCTGCCGGAGTCCCCCGATTTCCGCACCATCCACGGCGAGATGATGCGGCTTCTCGTGCAAGGCATGCGCACGCCGCCGGCACCCGCCGGCGACACGCCCTGA
- a CDS encoding phospholipase D family protein: protein MSARLAVLCATFLLAACASLPRDVQRTPSHALGYAATAGTPLGEAVAPKLAEHPGDSLFYPMASGPDALAARLVLARAATRTLDLQYYAFDADASGTALIGELLAAADRGVRVRLLLDDLHTDGHDALLAALDAHPRIQVRLFNPFANRGARWMDFIGDFHRLDRRMHNKAMIADNQFAIVGGRNVSDAYFAAAPQVDFSDLDLLAAGPVVPQVSAVFDDYWNSAAAYPAASLIHFGKDGQGGDELDKVRRRLAAAGRQARTSPYVQELLDSGLAAGIRRGRMPVFSGRAAVIADRPDKVLRTAEDNPTHAINQLAKLLEGARHDLALVSPYFVPGEGGTEWLAAIARRGVHVRILTNSFAATDIKAVHAAYAPYRRPLLEAGVELYELKPSAYGDLEGRGPRSLFSSSRATLHAKGYMVDQHLLFVGSLNLDMRSARLNTEMGIVLDSAALCEHIARGVDPNLLDMAYKVELRPPESGPDIAPDSAPDSAPPLAWTTREHGLLVTYDSEPGVSVPQQIGLDLLRLLTAEREL from the coding sequence ATGTCGGCCAGACTTGCCGTGCTGTGCGCCACCTTCCTCCTCGCTGCCTGCGCCAGCCTGCCCCGCGATGTGCAGCGCACGCCTTCCCACGCCCTGGGCTACGCCGCCACCGCCGGCACGCCGCTGGGCGAGGCGGTGGCGCCCAAGCTGGCCGAGCATCCCGGCGATTCGCTGTTCTACCCGATGGCGTCCGGGCCCGATGCCCTGGCCGCGCGCCTGGTGCTGGCGCGCGCCGCCACCCGCACGCTCGACCTGCAGTACTACGCCTTCGATGCCGACGCCTCCGGTACCGCGTTGATCGGCGAGCTGCTGGCCGCGGCCGACCGCGGCGTGCGCGTGCGCCTGCTGCTGGACGACCTGCATACCGACGGACACGACGCGCTGCTGGCTGCGCTGGATGCGCACCCCCGCATCCAGGTACGGCTGTTCAATCCCTTCGCCAACCGCGGGGCGCGCTGGATGGATTTCATCGGTGATTTCCATCGCCTGGACCGCCGCATGCACAACAAGGCCATGATCGCCGACAACCAGTTCGCCATCGTCGGTGGCCGCAATGTGTCCGATGCCTACTTCGCCGCCGCCCCCCAGGTGGACTTCAGCGACCTCGACCTGCTCGCCGCCGGCCCCGTGGTGCCACAGGTGTCGGCGGTGTTCGACGACTACTGGAACAGCGCGGCCGCCTATCCGGCGGCGTCGCTGATCCATTTCGGCAAGGACGGGCAGGGCGGGGACGAACTGGACAAGGTGCGCCGGCGCCTGGCCGCCGCCGGACGCCAGGCCCGCACCAGCCCCTACGTGCAGGAACTGCTCGATTCCGGCCTGGCGGCCGGTATCCGCCGCGGCCGCATGCCGGTGTTCAGCGGACGTGCCGCGGTGATCGCCGACCGCCCCGACAAGGTGTTGCGCACGGCGGAAGACAATCCCACCCACGCCATCAACCAGCTCGCCAAGCTGCTTGAAGGGGCCCGGCATGACCTGGCCCTGGTGTCGCCGTACTTCGTGCCGGGCGAGGGCGGTACCGAATGGCTGGCGGCGATCGCACGCCGCGGCGTGCATGTGCGGATCCTGACCAACTCCTTCGCCGCCACCGACATCAAGGCGGTGCACGCGGCGTACGCGCCGTACCGGCGGCCCTTGCTCGAGGCGGGGGTGGAACTCTACGAGCTCAAGCCCTCCGCCTATGGCGACCTGGAGGGGCGCGGGCCGCGCAGCCTGTTCAGCTCGAGCCGCGCGACCCTGCACGCGAAGGGTTACATGGTCGACCAGCACCTGCTCTTCGTCGGCTCGCTGAACCTCGACATGCGCTCGGCGCGCCTGAACACCGAGATGGGTATCGTGCTCGACAGCGCCGCGCTGTGCGAGCACATCGCGCGCGGCGTGGATCCCAACTTGCTCGACATGGCCTACAAGGTGGAGCTGCGCCCGCCCGAGAGCGGGCCGGACATCGCGCCGGACAGCGCGCCGGACAGCGCGCCACCACTGGCCTGGACCACGCGCGAGCATGGGCTGCTGGTCACCTACGACAGCGAACCCGGCGTCTCGGTGCCGCAGCAGATCGGCCTGGACCTGCTGCGCCTGCTGACGGCAGAGCGCGAACTGTAG
- a CDS encoding amino acid permease produces the protein MDSQQPRTGAPVPALRRALRARHLTMIAIGGSIGTGLFVASGATIAQAGPGGALVAYLLVGAMVYFLMTSLGELAAYMPVSGSFATYGALYVDEGFGFALGWNYWYNWAVTIAVELAAAQLVMQYWFPHTPGILWSALFLAAMFLLNAISVRGFGEAEYWCALVKVVTVVAFIGIGLLMIFGILRGDAGGMPAGLANLTIGDAPFVGGLPAMIGVAMIAGFSFQGTELIGVAAGESAEPAKSIPRAVRQVFWRILLFYVLAILIIGILVPYTDPSLLKSDVQTVGVSPFTLVFRHAGLAFAAGVMNAVILTAVLSAGNSGMYASTRMLYNLATEGRAPRVFARLTRNGVPMPALLATTAVGALCFLTSLFESQSVYLWLLNLSGMTGFIAWLGIAISHYRFRKGFVAKGLDLSRLPYRSPFFPYGPLFAFALCMVITLGQNYQAFTQGRVDWLAVAATYVGIPVFLLIWLGYRLVRKTRIVPYAAMHFPPLPARATGLPDAGAAAAAAE, from the coding sequence ATGGACAGCCAGCAACCCCGTACCGGCGCCCCCGTGCCCGCCCTGCGCCGCGCCCTCCGTGCGCGCCATCTCACCATGATCGCCATCGGCGGCTCGATCGGCACCGGCCTGTTCGTCGCTTCCGGCGCCACCATCGCCCAGGCCGGCCCGGGCGGCGCGCTGGTGGCCTACCTGCTGGTCGGCGCCATGGTCTATTTCCTGATGACCAGCCTGGGCGAACTCGCCGCCTACATGCCGGTGTCGGGTTCCTTCGCCACCTACGGCGCGCTCTACGTCGACGAGGGCTTCGGCTTCGCGCTGGGCTGGAACTACTGGTACAACTGGGCGGTGACCATCGCGGTGGAGCTGGCCGCGGCGCAGCTGGTGATGCAGTACTGGTTCCCCCATACGCCCGGCATCCTGTGGAGCGCGCTGTTCCTCGCCGCCATGTTCCTGCTCAATGCGATCTCGGTGCGTGGCTTCGGCGAGGCCGAATACTGGTGCGCGCTGGTCAAGGTGGTCACCGTGGTGGCCTTCATCGGCATCGGCCTGCTGATGATCTTCGGCATCCTGCGCGGCGACGCCGGCGGCATGCCGGCCGGGCTGGCCAACCTCACCATCGGCGACGCGCCCTTCGTCGGCGGCCTGCCGGCCATGATCGGCGTGGCCATGATCGCCGGCTTCTCCTTCCAGGGCACCGAGCTGATCGGCGTGGCCGCGGGCGAGTCGGCCGAGCCGGCCAAGAGTATCCCGCGCGCGGTGCGCCAGGTGTTCTGGCGCATCCTGCTGTTCTACGTGCTGGCCATCCTGATCATCGGCATCCTCGTCCCCTACACCGACCCCAGCCTGCTGAAGAGCGACGTGCAGACGGTCGGCGTGAGCCCCTTCACGCTGGTATTCCGCCATGCCGGCCTGGCCTTCGCCGCCGGCGTGATGAACGCGGTGATCCTGACCGCCGTGCTGTCGGCGGGCAACTCGGGCATGTATGCCTCGACCCGCATGCTCTACAACCTCGCCACCGAGGGCCGCGCACCGCGCGTGTTCGCGCGGCTCACGCGCAACGGCGTGCCAATGCCGGCGCTGCTGGCCACCACCGCCGTGGGCGCGCTGTGCTTCCTCACCTCGTTGTTCGAAAGCCAGTCGGTCTACCTGTGGCTGCTCAACCTGTCGGGCATGACAGGCTTCATCGCCTGGCTGGGCATCGCCATCAGCCACTACCGCTTCCGCAAGGGCTTCGTCGCCAAGGGCCTGGACCTGTCGCGCCTGCCCTACCGCTCGCCCTTCTTCCCCTACGGGCCGCTGTTCGCCTTCGCCCTGTGCATGGTGATCACGCTGGGCCAGAACTACCAGGCCTTCACCCAGGGCCGCGTCGACTGGCTGGCGGTGGCCGCCACCTATGTCGGCATCCCCGTCTTCCTGCTGATCTGGCTGGGCTACCGGCTGGTGCGCAAGACCCGCATCGTGCCCTATGCCGCGATGCACTTCCCGCCGCTGCCGGCGCGCGCCACCGGGCTGCCCGACGCGGGCGCCGCGGCGGCGGCGGCCGAGTAA